TCTGGAAAAGATCTCCACACTAGCCAGGGAACTATATCGGACCAGCACAGGAACAGTTCAGGCCAGGAGGCATGCACCCATGCTAGGTCGAACACTATAGCTAGGCACAGCTCAATAGATTTAGCGTTGCCAAAATCATTACCCCCCAGATGTATAACAAGAATATGGGGAGCCACAATTTCCGCTATTTTTCTGGACAGTAGTCCTTTAAAACTAGGCCACCTCATTCCCCTCCAACCTAACCAGGATACTACTAATGGGCAGGGGAAAGCAGCTGTGTCACCAGCCACAGGGCGCAATGCCGCCCAGTACATATGAGTGACCAAGGACCCAGATCTTCAGCGGAGTTCCATGAACTGTAATGCAGCAAAAACAACACCGTTAAAGCATCACACAGCAACATAGCAATCCAATAGGTCATTGAACACAGAAGCCACTGCACATCGAGACAAACGAGACCCACTCCGAGGAGAAGAATGAAAATTGGGAGGGATCAGGAGGAAACAAAAAGAATTAGCCAAAGGTTAAGCAGAAGAAGAGGATGAGCAACATAGGCAAAGGTAAAAACCGTCAAAACCTTGTGGTACCAATAGCCAATCAGGTCCACTTTTAGAGgaaaaatcccttcgcgcccctgcACCCAAAAGCAGCAAGCAACAGAGTCCTGTATCCACTCATGAAAAGGAGGATAAGAAAAGttcaagagagaagagagggcCTCACGTATCGCTGATATGCAGCAGACTTCCATCTGCCTAATTCCTGAATGTATGGACCTGACTCCCCATCTATGCTGCAGACATGACCGCACCAATTCTAAACAAATGTGTGCCAAATTGCGCGCTATTCAAACCCAAGGCGTCCAGCGTGCGCTTAAAGACCACTGTAAACCGATACCGCTTGAGTGGGGACCCATCACTATGCACCAGCCATGGCAACGCATCCTTCGCCCTTAGTCTCGAAAAGCTAGCGACCCCATGCACTGGGCAAATCGCTTAACCGCGCCGAGGCAACAATGTAACTCATCGCCCCTTACCCAGCTGATCCGTCTTGGACCGCCGCACCCTGCAAGATATCGACTGAGGTGATAACACTACGTCTTCAGCTACCATCCCAGAAGCAACCAACTCGCTCACCCGAAATGCACCAAAGAAGAGCATCACAAAGGCCGAGCTAAAAAGACTGCTTTCATATGGATCCCGGGCTACACCAGATATCACACCAAGCAAATCTTTCAATATCCCTGGACTAATAGGTCTCCTACCATCAGGGAGAATGGGGAGCTTCCTTGCCCAGCCCCTCAATGCCTTAGCAATTAAGAAACCCTTAGTCACATCGACTAAACCATATAGCTTGTAAAAAAATTAGATACCTGCGAGAGAGACGGACATCGCTGCCTTGGACTTACCGGCGTTATAGCCGGACAACACAAATTTCGGCAGCCCAAAATCTACGCAGCGTAGAATGAGCTAACGAGGAGTCTACCAGGCTCCTTACTCCGGCCTCACAATCTGCCAGACATAAGTGGGACAGGGAGAACCATTGATAGCCGCCTCCAGGacaaaaatctgaaacttatCCCAATTCCCCATAGACAGAGCATCCGTCAAACTGTTGTGAACCCCATGCATATGCCGAGCCGTTAAGGAGATGTCATAGGACAGGCAGAGCAAAACCAGTCTCAGGAGAAAGCAGATGACTGGGGCAAAGGAAGCGCTCTGCTTATTAATTGCTTAGACCACTCCCAGGTTGTCACACCAGAAGACAACTTGCTTGCCCTGAAACCTAACTGCCCACAGATCCACTGCAACTATGATGGGAAAAAGCTCCAGCAGGACCAAATTAGCTGTCCAACCGGCACGGACCCAATCACAGGGCCATGCACCAATAACCAGCGAAATAGGCCGCAAACCCAACTGAGCCCGCGGCATCCGTGAATAACTGCAACTCACGACTTGAAATCGAGGGTTCAGGCCAAACACGGACACCGTTGAAATCTTGCAGAAACAGTTTCCACAAGTCCTCCCTAATCTCCTGTGACAATTGAATATGACAGTGAGGCCGAGTGAAGCTGGCGGTCGCCCTCTCTAGCTTGCGGAAAAATACCTTACCATTGGTATAGCCCTACAGGCAAAATTAAACATCCCCAACAAAGATTGCGCCTCCTTCGGCCGTATCCTTGGGGACTGTAGCAACGTGCCTATCAACGACAGCAATTTCACAACCTGTCTTATCCCTCTATCTTATTATGCGCAACTGGAACCCCCAGAAAGAAAACCAGGGCAACCAGAGAGAATAGGATCTCTCCACAGATTGCGGACTGACCCGGGCCTATCACCAGGAAGTCATCCAAATAATGAGTGACCCCCCTGTGACCTGTCCCAGCCATCACACACCAGTGCAGAAATGTACTGAAACACTCAAAGAATGAGCAAGAGACAGCACAGTCCATAGGAAGGCACTTATCCACATAGAACCCGTCTTCCATTTGAAATCCCATGAAGGGAAAGGAGTCAGGATGCAATGGAAGAAGCCTGAACGCGGACTCAATGTCCACCTTTGCTAATAGAGCCCCCTTTCCAAAGCTACGCATCAAGTGCAATGCAGATTCAAAAGACTGATCGGAAACACTGCAGTAATGTTCCGGGATAGCGTCATTTACTGAAGCCCCAGGgggaaaaattgatttttaataaGGCGGAACTTCTCCAGTGCCTTCTTAGGAACCACCCCAATCGGAGAAATCACCATGCCCTTCACAGGGGGCTCTGAAAAGGGGCCACACATCCGTCCTAAAGCCACCTCCTTCCCCACCTTTTCGGCTAAAACTTCAGGAAACAAAAATGCCGACTTTACATTACACACCTCTCAATTGGCAAACGAAAACCCTGAAGAAACCCTGAACGCAAAATCTCTGCCTCCGCTTGCCATGGATATCTGTCCAGCCAACGGGCAGGGCTTGAAAAAACTATTGGGAAAGATGCCTTAACGAGCTCCAGCAAGTGCGGAGATCCCTGCTCCACCCCCTCTTGCTGGTCTGTCACAGTCACTGACCATGTGGGGCCCACTACAGAGCAAGCAGGAATCCGTGAACTTGCATGTGGCTCCTCGTTCACAGTGCCCCCTGTTAAAGGCATAACATTGCCCTTTCCGCTGTAACGGCCTGCCAGGCCTCCCTCGCCATGGTGAACGCCTTCTGGCCGCAGGTACAGGATCACCCCACCCCTCCTCCGTAACTTTAAGCCAGGCCTCAACGTCCTTGAACCCGAATATCAGATTCAGGTGGCCGTCGTATTTTGACCTGAATTCCTCATCATACGCTAGAAGATTCCCAGGCAAGATGAGACATACATCCCACGTATCATTTGAAGGTACTTCAGCACCTCCATGTACTCCCCAGGGCGAGACTAAAGGTAACATGCCATAAACAAATATGCTCCGCTCATCCAATTTTTGTAACTTTACCGACACCATCCTTCGCCAGTGCAGCAGCTTTCTTGGTCTTCTCGGTAACGGTGAACATGTCCATGTACCGCCCCTTAAGAATCCTATCCCGCACTGAAGCGCGATCCCCTGTATATATGGACGTATTCTCGCAGCGCAGCATCTTGGACACTGTGAGCCGGCTAGCCCTACTATGCTTACGGTGCCCACCTGTCCTATGCATACCCTTTTGTGGGACAAAATATTTGCGCAGAATTTTCATCAATTTGGGAGGGCAGGAGCCAGAACTATCAAAATCCTGACTAGTGCTATAACATTCTGACCAGATTGGCAATTCATTATCAACATTGTCAACTACAGACTCCCCAATTCTCCGAGATCCACCAGAGGAACCTTATATGGAAGCCGGGCCCTCCTTCAGTAGCTCGGACCGGTCACTGCCGCTGCGAGAATACTGATTAGCATCCATTGCCTGGTAACCCGCGTCATTTGCTGGGAAAGAGAGGTTAATTTCATCCTCGTCAAACAAATACAGCGATGACCGGGAACTGAATGCCCTGCTGCATGAACCCACCATCGACTCAGCCTCTTGCGTCCCTGCCCTGGGTGCTCCCGCCATCATAACAGCGCCGCAGGGCTGAGGTATCCTACTGGTGCTGCAGATACCACCCTTTCTTCCACTTGCTGCCCACTGCTCTCACCATGACCCCATTCTGAACAGGGCCGCCATAAAGGCTCGCTCTCCTTACTAAACAATTGCACCTGCTGGTGCCTAGCGCCCCTGCCAGGCTCACTTGCCGGTTAGCGGCGGGCCTCATACCCATGGAGCCCACTGTCTTCTACCATCCCCACGCTCCTGCGCAATTCAGCTGTAATGCACAGGGTGTCACGGAGACGCCAGGGAGGGTGTgagtcccccctcccccatcatgTCCTATGGGCGAATACAAATCAGTGCCAGAAGAGGGAGCCTGGCGAGGGGGGACCCGCCTACCAGCCCCTCTGTGTCCCATATTCCCACCCACAGTAAAATTATCCGTAGCTGGGGGGGGAGAACCCCCTGACTTGCTGAACTGCTGTCCCCCTTGAGGACGCGGTAGGGAGGGACCCCCTGCCCTTGAGGACGCGGTGGGGAGAAATCCCCCGCCCCTCTGATTTGCCTCACCGCCAGTCTGCTGCTGTGCTGCGGCCAGAACTCGTCCAAGTCATGGGTGCCGTGGCCGGGAGTGACGTGACGGAAGTGACGTACCAGCTTCCCCTCACGCGACGGGCAGGACGGTATCCCTTCTTTGACGCGCATCTATCCAGAACACTAACCCTTCTGACAGGAGAGCGGTGAgcagggagggggacagacatCATCCCAGCAATGACGCTGTCGCGCCATTTGGCTGAATATGAAGCCGAAGCACTGCTTACCTCCATTGCACTAAGGAATTCACaaatgagagagggagagagaatcagaTCGGGAAAATGAGGGGGAAATGAAAGGGGGGGGGCGGTGTGAAAaagcagggagagagggggaaagagaaaaaagggaaaaaaattaaagaaacagAGAGTAATGAAAGGAAAGGGGATGAAAGTGTGAAAGAATGCCAagtgaaagaaagagaagagaaacaaTTGAAATATAGCAAATAAAGGGTAGCAATAAAATTATACTTCTCTGCTTGCTGTCCTGGGCCAAGAGAGTGGAATAACTCCACCCCCACTCTTTTAGACTGATCCCTTATGCCTGCCCCTTCATGACACTTGTTGCACCTTACCCTCCTACTCcttttgttaacccttagtgatCCGACTTGATTATGTACCCACCCAAAGCTATTAGTTTTCCCTCTGGCTTAATCCAGCCCTCAGCTATCATTACCTAtagatttttcttaaaaaaaaaaccttatgttGTATCTCTCTATATTCTGTTTCCTTTTTACTTTTCAATAAATAGcagccaaacattttttttaaattcttattaTTTTGAAGTATAATGTTAGGTTTTGCAgggataaaagttttttttttaaaaaaaaacataagcttaACTTTTTCTGACTTAGAATTGTACTTCGTAATGAACTTCAACCCCTTTTGCGTGTTATCTGCTATATTTAATCTTGATGTGAGAAATGTGGGTGAATGAGAAGTAGGTACTGAAGAGTGGGGAGGAGCAGTTGATCCAGGTGCAGGACAGCAGGGGAGGTGGAGTTATTTCTTAATTACTTTTGATTTAAGAAGTTGCAGAGTATCAGTAAAGTCAAAATGTCAAACAGATATATTGTGACCACATCCCAACTGTTTACAGCTCTGAGGTTGTTTATATTGTGTCCATTATCCTACAAATCCTCAGGTTACTTCATTAAGCAATAATACTAAGCCCACAGTGAAATAGGGGTGAATCCAAACTGAGCAGTAATTGCCAGTGATGATGGTGAAGCTGCACAAAATGATAACATTAAATCCACATGCAGTGATGATGCACTGAGTAATAATGATAAATCCATATACAGTAACAATGCTGAAGCTGCAGAGTAGTAACAGTCAAGCCACAAAGTGGTGGTAAAGCTGAGCTGAGATGGCATTGCAGTGACAATTGGGCTAATTGGTTCTAGCAGCTTGTTAATGGCAATAAACCTTTTGCCACCTGTAAAACCCCTTCTAATTCAGGTATACAGTGCGCACTGGAGAATTGATCGGAGACACAAACACAGTTGTCTGAAATAATCTGCCCTACTTTACCaaaactggtatactaatatttatacagaaaacatAGCATACTCTGTTGTGGCtacatagtataataattaaCACAATCCTTTACAATGTAGTTATGACCATCAATCAATTGTACAAAGACTTCTGTAAATCTTTCTCCCCAGACTTGTCTTGTGTTCTTATCCCTCTCTCTTATCTCTATAAATGAGTTATTTCTAGAGGTTGAAGTAACCCCTCTCACCCTTGACACATAGGTTGTTAATCTAATTGGAACTCCTTTAGCTATGAAGGTCTGTGCCTTAAtcatttttaactaattgacTTCTACATTAACTACATCTATGCAAGCTATACattgcttaattaaaaagatcATTACTTATTTACACAGCTGAATAGAAGTAGCAGTCCAGggggaatatttattaaactgtgggttttattATGTCCCATTCATCTATCCGCCAATTGGCTATTATACTATGATACATCTTGGACGCTGATTAAGAGCAACACCGTTACCAGCTTAGTGCAATAGCTGATGAAACTTGTTGGATAAACATCTCTTCCTTGTGGTCATTGTGGAGCACAGAGTATTTAGTGCTCTAATTATACATGGAGATATTCCTGAAGAGATCACTACACAACATCTCATATTTTGGGTAACGTGGAGATAGAGACATACATTGTCTTACTTCAGACATCACCAATGAAAGGATATACCCAGTTTATTCAGAGGAACACATCGAGTGGGTGAGATTATTCCatcatatattttttgttttttcaaaaacggatccaaagttttttttaacaacaCATGTGTTACatcaggtttttattttttatcgtcTACTGTCCAGACActtatatatagaggtatattacATTGAATTTTATAAGCTCATTATCTGCTATGTTCAGATTGAGTTGATTTGTAAACCTTTATGGTTTGATTTTCATGTATCaataaatgtgttatatttaCAAGATCCGCCATCCTAGTAATATTTTTCGAatctaatatattatatatattttttatattttatgattatcCAATTGTGACTCCTCTTGGCGCACCCTACTAACCTGTtgatagcatttatttagtacatgctacaaaatgacagctagaatctgattggttgctataggcaacatctccactttttcaaacccacagtttagtgaatatacctcCAGGAGATTCTGGAATCCCTTTATCACAACTCAGCACTACTTTGTAATTTCCAactatttttcacaaattttaatTGCTTTATATTTGGAAGCAGAAAATTATGCATACAGCAATGTATATTTTGGTTACCTGATGTTTTTGTTTTAAGGTTTATACTGTGTATTTCTACACTATTGTGGGAAACTTATTTGAAACTTTTGCAAATGATATTTTACATTACTTGTATCACTTCATTTCTTGCTGTACTTCTGTCATTCTTATGGCTAGGCAAACAGACAGTAACTAGCCTTTGACTACTAGATTAAGGTGTTAGCTGAGGTAAAATTAAATATCTATCTAGACTTGGTTCAACTTCTCTTAggcataaaataaaaagaataagcaGCTCATCCCCTCAACCCCCACTAAACTAGCGCTCTCCAAGTCTCCGAACCAATCATCGCAATATTTTAACAAAGCCTTAAATGTGAAGACAAAAATCCGataatgtaaaattgtattttgctTTGATACCCTTACAAATTGaaattttaatgaatattttcaGTTGAacgtaaatgtaacaaaaatgctAAAATTGATCTGGTCCATAACGTATAGTGTGTCTTCAGTGATAAAGATTCtttaaaataaacagaaacacagtaaatgtatttatttttttatttttcaatcatgGTTAGGTAGGGTGCTAGTGTGCTGTCATAGCTTTCTAATATGGTGGGTGGGAACcatctgtaaataatattgtcTCATGGTATATGAGTTGGAAACAATGGCAATTGCCTCAGTAATCATGCCCTTCAGCCGGCTCTGTATCTATCATGTATATAGTCTTCAAAAGTCTCCCAGTAATTGAATCTGAATGGAAAGTGGTATTAAATGCGGATGCTTTACCAACTAATATAATTTAACATTTAGTCATTATCTATATTCAGTGAGGTGAGGCCTATCGGCTTAGCCAGAAACAGTGGAATCACAAAGTGTCACATTGATGAaactagttcctagtaaattgacaGGCTTCATTTTCTCGAATATAGGTTCATGCCACAAAATTTTTGTGTCCTATGTGTATAGGTAATGGGTACTTTATAAACAAACTATCTCTCTGGCACGAGAGCAACCTCGTTTGGTTCTACGGGAAACTCTCTACCACAAATtgtttaaaactaaaaaaaaaattcattgtaATATTTCATATATAACCAATAAATATTACCTTTCCATAATATCACATATCACCAGGCAGATTAGAATCACTAATTTACCCTAGCTTAATTTATTCTTACCCATCCCGTAAATACACTGAATACAACATGAAGAGGCTCAATGAAGGTGGCAGTGTAGGTGTATAAATGTCTTACTGGGTCACATACCTCATAAAAACATAGTTGGCCAGTTTCATAATCCAGATATATGCCTAATCTCTGACATAATGGTTTATGAGGAATAGGGATTACTTTTCTGTCATGTATAACAAAATATAGATTGAAATATCTGCACAAACACCAGGATTTAGAACTATATCCAATGAGAGAGGGATAACCTTTCCTAGCGATACTGGTATAGGACATTCCTACTCTCCAGTTCCCGGTTTCACATGTTTCTAGTTCCCAGTAATGTCGTCCTGAGGAGAAACTCCTGGTGCTTAAAACTTGTGTATACTGAAATCTCTCTGCAGTTTTCGGGCGATTCTGTTTTATTGCCGACCCTGATGCACTTTTCAAGTCACCAGAAACACATATATCATTAGAAGCTGTGTTTTCATCCAGCACAATGTCTGGTGTCTGCTGGACATAGAATCCCCTTTTCACACTACTAATAATTTCAGATAAAGCTGTGTGTAAAGTCACTGAGATCAGACCCTCATCTAGATCTTTTACAGCATTCGTCTCACTGTCCTTATTATGGTCTTTATCAGTTTCCAAAAAATCATTTTTGATTGACTTCCATCCCTGTAAGACAGATAGCGGATTGGTCgtgttacacagctcctcaatgtaaCGCATCTTCCTGCACAGCTCGTCTTTCGTAATTTCCAGCCGCTGGATCAGGTCAGAGACTAAGAGGGAAATCTGCTCTTCCTGTCTGGAGATGTCATTCAGTATTCTCTTCTCTAAGTCATCCAGTTGTGTTCTGGTGTCTATAAACAGTCCGGTTACTCTCTCTGTTACACCAGATGCTTTTTCTTGTACTTTTCTCTTGCGCTGCTGTAGACCCTGCactcttttctcagtctcctcCCTCTTTGTGGTAAGCTTCTCCAGGACGTTTCTCAGTTTTTCCTTTTTCTCCTGTGAAGCTTTATTCAATTGCTCCCCCTGGTGTGTTTCATGTTCTTCAGAAAGACAGCAGGCAGCATCTCCAGAACAGTAATTAATGTGGACATTCTTGGAACATGTAAAATTCAGTTTAGTTAAGACATGCTCCTCTGACTTGTTGTGTACTCGCAGGTGATTATCACACAGATAAGCTTCACAATGCAGGCAGGATATAACAGCAAGTACAGGAGAGCTGATACAGTACGTACAGAAAATCTTGTCACACAGGGAGTAGTTCCTCTGCCGCACTGGATACTTCTGAATCTCTGCTTTGCATTCAGGACAAGTATAAATTCCAGCTTtctcctgtgtatccagcacatCCCCAATACAGACCCAGCAGAAGTTATGCCCACAGTTCAGGTGTACAGGATCCTTACAGATGTTTAGGCAGAGCAAGCATATCAGGTCTTCTTTCAAGTCAGCCATCATTACAAATATTAAAGACGAGCTGTAAGCGTCTCAAATATCTAGTGGAGCTTGTTTTACAATATTCCAAATCTGGGTGAGTCTAAACTGTCACAGACCTCACctttatgaattattattaacctGCTATATCCCTGGTTGCAGTATCCATTAGGTGCAAAATAATTCAGAAGGCTTAATCATCATTGGGCTCTAGCAGGACtgaaatacaatacagaaaacattctaTTAATCTCTATATCTTACAAAAATCATGCAAGTGACCAAAATACTAATATACATAGTTTCCTGCTgacctctgtacagtgctgactGCTTTCTATTGACTGAaagacaatacagagagcactgtagggtGCAGACATCCAAAGATGATGTCTTACGGGTATTGCTCTGGCTAGGTCAACTGTAACACCACCTCACCTTGAGCCAATAACCCCTCTTTGGGATGTTCATTGCCCTGCAATGCATGATGGGAGCCATTTGTAACCCCTAATCACCTTGTGGGTGGTGTACATTTCACCTTGGCACCTACCTTTAAAGTGCAGTTGGGTCAGTCACCTGTTTCTAGCTCAGTTTATCTGATTCTGATCTTAGGTCCTCAAGGGCACCTGCACGTGCAGATTTGAAAGCAACACAGTATATTTAATGTAGGAGCAGTGTACAGTTTCCAGGTGTTGAAATATTGGGTGCCAGACCCCCTCTAGCAGTTTGTTACAAAAGGACAGTTGTAATAAGCAAATTAACTTTTGACTTTCAACAGGTGCAATCACCTCTTGCCATAGGAGATGATCTCTCAGTTTCAGTCGTAGCTCGTAGCCCCATGTTCACTACACATGCCTCTTTCTAGGCTTCTGGGTACCTTTCTGAGTGAACACACAGGCTCACACATGTTTCTCATACAGGTTGGGGTGGCTGTATTTGCTTTCTCTATATTTATGCCATTTGCCTCGACCTCTGCCTCGACTACTGTCTTCTTTGCTCTGCAGACATCACTGCCATTTTGGCTGCCACACCCATGGCACTCCAGGAACCTCCAAGACCCACTCTTTTATCTTCTGATCCATCCACACTTATTGATATGCCCCAAGAGGTTCTGCATTGTaaaggggggtggggagggggataTGCCTCATAGCTCTGGACATATTTCTTAGATGCCTAGAGCCTGTCTGCTCTGGGCTCCTGCTATGTAAGAGGTCATAGCTTCACTTGTTTTCTTCAGAGAAAATGccactatataatacagagagctttctacTGACCTTTATATAATAGAGAGACCATTTTAGTGACCAATATGCTGAtatgcaatgcagagagcattataCTGACCAATGTGCAgatataccatacagagagcattctggtgATTGATatgacaatatacaatacagtaagCGATGTACAAAATAGAGAGCATAATTTCCACTATAAAATACAGACCATTCTAGTGACTGGTATatattacagagagcattctgtgACCGTTACACAAGACAAAGAGCATTATGTGACta
The nucleotide sequence above comes from Mixophyes fleayi isolate aMixFle1 chromosome 6, aMixFle1.hap1, whole genome shotgun sequence. Encoded proteins:
- the LOC142095342 gene encoding nuclear factor 7, ovary-like, producing the protein MADLKEDLICLLCLNICKDPVHLNCGHNFCWVCIGDVLDTQEKAGIYTCPECKAEIQKYPVRQRNYSLCDKIFCTYCISSPVLAVISCLHCEAYLCDNHLRVHNKSEEHVLTKLNFTCSKNVHINYCSGDAACCLSEEHETHQGEQLNKASQEKKEKLRNVLEKLTTKREETEKRVQGLQQRKRKVQEKASGVTERVTGLFIDTRTQLDDLEKRILNDISRQEEQISLLVSDLIQRLEITKDELCRKMRYIEELCNTTNPLSVLQGWKSIKNDFLETDKDHNKDSETNAVKDLDEGLISVTLHTALSEIISSVKRGFYVQQTPDIVLDENTASNDICVSGDLKSASGSAIKQNRPKTAERFQYTQVLSTRSFSSGRHYWELETCETGNWRVGMSYTSIARKGYPSLIGYSSKSWCLCRYFNLYFVIHDRKVIPIPHKPLCQRLGIYLDYETGQLCFYEVCDPVRHLYTYTATFIEPLHVVFSVFTGWVRIN